In Ostrea edulis chromosome 4, xbOstEdul1.1, whole genome shotgun sequence, a single window of DNA contains:
- the LOC125668194 gene encoding uncharacterized protein LOC125668194: MGNKSWVDIFEAINGHDFVHKLLDFGDAFISECVIPENNILWQDVFNSMLHVIKSFDKNFYKETYPSIPVWYNSNIRVGMKTLFIKSWYKKGVRLIDDFLDDKGNLLSHNLFQHKFDIQVCILQYNSVLSAISTHLKLFENKGVFNRAFSPYIPLFYKPLILQTKCTKSVYKQLNVNHDIPTSVSKWNLDPVAYGIEICVKDAFTVCFKTTKDSIIQWLQYRILHRILPVNYYLKKINVVSFDCCTFCNDEVETIQHVFIGCEKLSILWSNLSMHIYKTTSKRIGFNVLNILLGELPLLKGNRIVNFLILYTKQYIFSCLKKKKTNCQDSWNYCSIYTTNTRLKNVLHIRI; the protein is encoded by the coding sequence ATGGGAAATAAATCCTGGGTAGATATTTTTGAAGCAATTAATGGTCATGATTTTGTTCACAAATTACTTGATTTTGGGGATGCATTTATATCTGAATGTGTCATTCCAGAAAACAATATTCTTTGGCAAGATGTTTTTAATTCTATGCTCCATGTAATAAAATCCTTTGACAAAAATTTCTACAAGGAAACCTATCCCAGCATTCCTGTGTggtataattcaaatattagaGTGGGTATGAAAACACTGTTTATCAAAAGCTGGTATAAAAAAGGTGTAAGACTCATTGACGATTTCCTAGATGACAAAGGGAATCTTTTATCACATAACCTTTTTCAACATAAATTtgatatccaagtttgtatattacaatataacaGTGTATTGAGTGCAATATCAACTCATctgaaattgtttgaaaacaaaggtGTATTCAATAGAGCTTTTTCACCTTATATTCCATTATTTTATAAACCTTTGATTTTGCAAACTAAATGTACTAAATCTGTTTACAAACAGTTAAATGTAAACCATGATATACCTACTTCTGTTTCAAAGTGGAATTTAGATCCGGTAGCTTATGGAATAGAAATATGTGTTAAGGATGCttttactgtatgttttaaGACTACCAAGGACTCTATTATCCAATGGTTACAATATAGAATACTTCATAGAATTCTGCCTGTCAattattatcttaaaaaaatcaatgttgtgtcttttgattgttgtaccttttgtaatgatgaagttGAGACAATTCAACACGTTTTCATTGGCTGTGAAAAACTATCTATATTATGGAGCAATCTGAGCatgcacatttataaaacaactTCCAAAAGAATAGGTTTTAATgtacttaatattttattaggtGAACTCCCATTGTTGAAAGGcaacagaattgtaaatttccttatcctgtatacaaaacaatatattttttcttgtttgaaaaaaaaaaaaacaaattgccAAGATTCTTGGAATTATTGTTCTATCtatacaacaaatacaaggttgaaaaatgtattgcatatcagaatttag